A single Denticeps clupeoides chromosome 7, fDenClu1.1, whole genome shotgun sequence DNA region contains:
- the mapk8ip1a gene encoding C-Jun-amino-terminal kinase-interacting protein 1a gives MLLSLDMESNADADGWMEEQWEKWLTHDISLGEYDDEDLSEVTDIGGEQGAKQNRLIVDINGHMSTATNGSAGLPVRRRAVAELQSEMLHLDLIDAEEGGNSGEGDDDGDEREQNGLRRLGLVHVAPPVPQEVGGDAKTAAARQHPPSERAPVIAMDTYRPKRPTTLNLFPQVPRSQDTINNNSFGEKERKKKEKVSRSSSPHVTGELSSRRDRARQGQSDEVGKAELTSSTAHRAPVDKHKPTSAQPEDQPAARRVAGDRVQEDGSLEKAHYHTLHGTREMVRCPAHGGSSMGQTSCHSHNSQAEVPEEPGEDAHLSPTQPTNGDSRHSLSQSSDSNRMSLSSDSEAPPIGSHHHHQPKPSISEEEEEDSVCPPTPPRRTISLSEAFVREGTWRAIAEVDEEEEVGEEVGEEVVGKPPSLRPSVSCSDAQGLSYDAVKYTLVVDEHAKLELVSLKQCYQGYQDSDSDNNTVYESALEEEDEDSEESEQQAKGGLKREESSGLLTDSASNTNSDVPRSRKFRNVFTNGHASRLSGAESFGLFSCIINGEEQEQSHRAVFRFVPRHDDELELEADDPLLLKYQAEDLWCEAYNMRTGAHGIFPSFYAVKIAEETSSAKEKRTDWMDTFWVKFLGSVQVPYHKGNDVLCAAMQKIAKNRRVTMQFSPPSLCIVEINMRGVKIIVQDDCRNAERGDKCCHFFQLKNISFCGCHPKNTKYFGLITKHPAYQRFACHVFFSEDSSTALAESVGKAFQQFYKEHLEYSCPTEDIFLE, from the exons ATGTTGCTCAGCCTGGACATGGAGTCCAATGCGGATGCGGACGGCTGGATGGAGGAGCAGTGGGAGAAATG GCTGACCCATgacatcagccttggtgagtaTGATGACGAGGACCTTTCAGAGGTCACTGACATCGGAGGTGAGCAGGGGGCCAAGCAGAACCGCCTTATTGTGGACATCAAC GGTCACATGTCCACTGCAACCAATGGGAGTGCAGGGCTGCCGGTGAGGAGGAGGGCAGTCGCGGAGCTGCAGTCAGAGATGCTCCACTTGGATCTGATCGATGCAGAGGAGGGTGGGAACTCGGGGGAAGGAGACGACGACGGAGACGAGCGCGAGCAGAATGGACTGAGGAGGCTGGGCCTGGTTCATGTCGCCCCACCAGTGCCACAGGAGGTGGGAGGTGACGCCAAAACAGCCGCGGCACGACAGCATCCGCCGAGCGAGCGCGCCCCTGTCATCGCCATGGATACTTACCGGCCCAAAAGGCCGACTACCCTCAACCTCTTTCCCCAGGTGCCTCGTTCTCAG GACACTATAAACAACAACTCCTTTGGAGAAAAAGAGCggaagaaaaaggagaaagtTTCCCGTTCATCCTCTCCACATGTAACAG GGGAGCTGTCGTCTAGACGTGACCGGGCCAGGCAAGGTCAAAGTGATGAAGTGGGCAAAGCAGAGCTTACCAGCTCCACTGCTCACAGGGCACCGGTGGACAAGCACAAGCCCACCTCGGCACAGCCCGAGGACCAGCCCGCCGCGAGGCGCGTGGCTGGGGACAGAGTCCAGGAGGACGGCAGCCTGGAAAAGGCCCACTACCACACCCTTCACGGCACTAGAGAGATGGTGCGCTGCCCTGCGCACGGCGGGAGCAGCATGGGACAGACAAGCTGTCACTCACACAACAGCCAGGCCGAGGTGCCGGAGGAGCCCGGTGAGGACGCCCACCTGAGCCCAACGCAGCCCACGAATGGGGACAGTCGCCACTCGCTGTCCCAGAGCAGTGACAGTAACCGCATGTCGCTCAGTTCTGACAGCGAGGCCCCGCCCATCGgctcccaccaccaccaccagcccaAACCTTCCatcagcgaggaggaggaggaggacagcgtcTGCCCCCCGACCCCACCCAGAAGAACAATCAGCCTCAGTGAGGCCTTCGTAAGGGAGGGGACCTGGCGGGCCATCGCGGAGgtggatgaggaagaggaggtggggGAGGAGGTGGGGGAGGAGGTGGTGGGAAAGCCTCCGTCCCTGCGGCCGTCGGTCAGCTGCTCAGATGCTCAAGGGCTGAGCTACGACGCGGTGAAGTACACCCTGGTGGTAGATGAGCATGCAAAGCTGGAACTGGTCAGCCTTAAGCAGTGTTACCAGGGCTACCAAGACAGCGACAGTGACAACAACACTGTCTATGAGTCGGCcctggaggaggaagacgaggattCTGAAGAATCGGAACAGCAGGCGAAAGGTGGTTTAAAGAGGGAGGAGTCTTCGGGCCTTTTGACGGACTCTGCTAGCAACACAAATTCTGATGTGCCACGCTCGCGCAAATTCCGCAACGTTTTCACCAACGGCCATGCTTCTCGCCTCTCGG GTGCCGAGTCGTTTGGGCTGTTTTCCTGTATCATAAATGGGGAGGAGCAGGAACAGAGCCATAGAGCTGTGTTCAG GTTTGTGCCTCGCCATGATgatgagctggagctggaggctGATGACCCACTTCTGCTCAAATACCAGGCGGAAGATCTGTGGTGTGAGGCCTACAACATGCGAACTGGTGCCCATGGCATATTCCCTTCCTTCTATGCTGTGAAGATTGCTGAAGAGACTTCAAGTGCTAAAG AGAAGAGAACTGATTGGATGGATACATTCTGGGTGAAGTTCCTTGGTTCTGTACAGGTACCATATCACAAAGGAAATGATGTTCTTTGTGCAGCTATGCAGAAG ATTGCTAAAAACAGAAGAGTGACAATGCAGTTCAGTCCACCATCCTTGTGCATCGTGGAAATCAATATGAGGGGGGTCAAGATCATAGTTCAGGATGACTGCAGAAATGCTGAGAGA GGGGATAAATGCTGCCACTTCTTCCAGCTGAAGAACATCTCGTTTTGTGGCTGCCACCCAAAAAATACAAA GTATTTTGGGTTGATAACCAAGCACCCAGCCTATCAGAGGTTTGCCTGCCACGTCTTCTTCTCAGAGGATTCCAGCACAGCATTAGCCGAGTCTGTGGG GAAAGCTTTCCAGCAGTTTTACAAAGAACACTTAGAATATTCCTGCCCAACGGAGGACATCTTCCTCGAGTAA
- the cstpp1 gene encoding centriolar satellite-associated tubulin polyglutamylase complex regulator 1 isoform X1, whose amino-acid sequence MNFDRFALTAEEFIAETNVLFYLNDAVTQLLEHKEEYIQFGVARYFAEYFSSVKNGNHVLFREFSYVKATPHNRASFLRIFWRCFRQIGKNGDLLAVLEYCSLLQLICPDYPPEMVQSAAKIVLIDDAMDCLVSFSDFLYAFQIQFYYGEFLESVSVIYQDLLSGKSPNTVIVPTSTSVEHLVSAVEDEASQEGVDSTLFTQCIMGLCERFKHSHPSPAAIRDILENTQRVSFYGFLIAMARNEKISQEIGALPSKSDLLIDPEMDQELERLIAQISISPTSNSSGSAAGLREPPRKASPRKSLHPRKRIEMESDGSTEETDSSEN is encoded by the exons CTGAGACCAACGTGCTCTTTTACCTGAACGATGCTGTCACGCAACTTCTTGAACATAAGGAGGAATATATTCAGTTTGGTGTTGCCCGTTACTTTGCTGAATA CTTTAGCAGTGTGAAGAATGGCAACCACGTTCTCTTCAGAGAATTCAGTTACGTCAAGGCAACCCCACACAACAGAGCATCCTTCCTTAGGATTTTCTGGAGATGCTTCAGGCAGATTGGGAAAAATGGAG ATCTGCTGGCAGTGTTGGAGTACTGTTCGCTGCTGCAGCTCATTTGCCCAGATTATCCTCCAGAGATGGTCCAAAGCGCTGCTAA AATTGTCCTGATTGATGATGCCATGGACTGCCTTGTGTCCTTTTCTGATTTCCTCTATGCTTTTCAGATCCAGTTCTATTATGGAG AGTTCTTGGAGAGCGTGTCTGTGATTTACCAGGACCTGCTGTCTGGAAAGAGCCCCAACACCGTGATTGTCCCCACTTCCACTTCGGTGGAGCATCTGGTCAGTGCCGTGGAAGATGAGGCTTCACAGGAGGGGGTGGACTCCACTTTATTTACCCAGTGCATCATGGGGCTTTGTGAAAGGTTCAAGCACAG ccACCCATCTCCTGCTGCCATCAGAGATATACTGGAAAACACTCAGAGGGTTTCCTTCTATGGCTTTTTGATCGCCATGGCCAGAAATGAGAAGATCAGTCAGGAAATAG GAGCCTTGCCAAGCAAGTCTGATCTGCTTATAGATCCTGAGATGGACCAAGAGTTGGAGAGACT AATAGCCCAGATCTCCATTAGCCCCACGTCCAACAGCAGCGGCAGTGCTGCTGGTCTCAGAGAGCCCCCACGGAAAGCCTCGCCACGCAAGTCCCTCCACCCGCGCAAGCGCATTGAGATGGAGAGTGACGGATCCACGGAGGAGACCGACTCTTCTGAGAACTGA
- the cstpp1 gene encoding centriolar satellite-associated tubulin polyglutamylase complex regulator 1 isoform X2, with the protein MNFDRFALTAEEFIAETNVLFYLNDAVTQLLEHKEEYIQFGVARYFAEYFSSVKNGNHVLFREFSYVKATPHNRASFLRIFWRCFRQIGKNGDLLAVLEYCSLLQLICPDYPPEMVQSAAKIVLIDDAMDCLVSFSDFLYAFQIQFYYGEFLESVSVIYQDLLSGKSPNTVIVPTSTSVEHLVSAVEDEASQEGVDSTLFTQCIMGLCERFKHSHPSPAAIRDILENTQRVSFYGFLIAMARNEKISQEIGALPSKSDLLIDPEMDQELERLQDFQNSPDLH; encoded by the exons CTGAGACCAACGTGCTCTTTTACCTGAACGATGCTGTCACGCAACTTCTTGAACATAAGGAGGAATATATTCAGTTTGGTGTTGCCCGTTACTTTGCTGAATA CTTTAGCAGTGTGAAGAATGGCAACCACGTTCTCTTCAGAGAATTCAGTTACGTCAAGGCAACCCCACACAACAGAGCATCCTTCCTTAGGATTTTCTGGAGATGCTTCAGGCAGATTGGGAAAAATGGAG ATCTGCTGGCAGTGTTGGAGTACTGTTCGCTGCTGCAGCTCATTTGCCCAGATTATCCTCCAGAGATGGTCCAAAGCGCTGCTAA AATTGTCCTGATTGATGATGCCATGGACTGCCTTGTGTCCTTTTCTGATTTCCTCTATGCTTTTCAGATCCAGTTCTATTATGGAG AGTTCTTGGAGAGCGTGTCTGTGATTTACCAGGACCTGCTGTCTGGAAAGAGCCCCAACACCGTGATTGTCCCCACTTCCACTTCGGTGGAGCATCTGGTCAGTGCCGTGGAAGATGAGGCTTCACAGGAGGGGGTGGACTCCACTTTATTTACCCAGTGCATCATGGGGCTTTGTGAAAGGTTCAAGCACAG ccACCCATCTCCTGCTGCCATCAGAGATATACTGGAAAACACTCAGAGGGTTTCCTTCTATGGCTTTTTGATCGCCATGGCCAGAAATGAGAAGATCAGTCAGGAAATAG GAGCCTTGCCAAGCAAGTCTGATCTGCTTATAGATCCTGAGATGGACCAAGAGTTGGAGAGACT ACAAGATTTCCAG AATAGCCCAGATCTCCATTAG